One window of Hypanus sabinus isolate sHypSab1 chromosome 10, sHypSab1.hap1, whole genome shotgun sequence genomic DNA carries:
- the prss35 gene encoding inactive serine protease 35: MGTLPIILFLSTSTLILAFEIGTENDYTWHLQRAPQVLDKRTMTIKPPRFAAKTKLLLNSTCGIACQKKLPSPTVSDLQNYLSYETVYSNGTRTVTEVNIREFDLKHELEYTKSSSSSRRRRKRQVFGLDSRFSISQKQFITNYPFNTAVKISTGCTGILVSRKHVLTAAHCIHDGKDYVKGAKRLRVGFLKMRSKGGGRRRGSKRIKRSTKDKPSFQWSRVVRTQVPKGWFKGVGEDTAIDYDYAILELKRAQKHKYMDIGISPPVQNMPSSRIHFSGFDNDRPGKLVYRFCTVSDESNDLLYQYCDAQPGSSGSGIYVRLREPGQHVWKRKIIGVFSGHQWVNINGGQQDYNVAVRITPLKYAQICFWIHGNYADCRDG; this comes from the coding sequence ATGGGAACTCTACCAATTATATTATTCCTTTCCACAAGTACTTTGATACTTGCCTTTGAGATTGGCACTGAGAATGACTACACCTGGCATTTACAGAGGGCACCTCAAGTGTTGGACAAAAGAACCATGACCATTAAACCTCCAAGGTTTGCAGCTAAAACCAAATTGTTGCTTAACTCGACCTGTGGGATCGCTTGCCAAAAGAAACTACCATCACCAACTGTGTCTGACCTCCAGAATTACCTTTCGTATGAGACGGTGTACAGTAATGGGACACGCACAGTGACTGAGGTAAACATCAGAGAATTTGATCTGAAACACGAACTTGAGTACACCAAGAGTAGCAGTTCctcgaggaggaggaggaagaggcaggtctTCGGGTTGGATAGCAGGTTCAGCATCAGCCAGAAGCAGTTCATTACTAACTACCCCTTCAACACTGCGGTGAAAATCTCCACAGGATGCACAGGCATTCTGGTATCCCGGAAACACGTGCTGACAGCGGCTCACTGCATCCACGACGGCAAAGACTACGTGAAAGGCGCCAAGAGGCTCCGAGTTGGATTCCTAAAGATGAGGTCCAAGGGAGGCGGTCGAAGAAGAGGGTCCAAGCGGATTAAACGATCAACGAAGGATAAGCCTTCTTTCCAGTGGTCCAGGGTCGTACGCACCCAAGTACCAAAGGGCTGGTTCAAAGGCGTCGGAGAAGATACTGCAATCGATTATGACTACGCCATTCTGGAGCTGAAAAGGGCTCAGAAGCACAAGTACATGGATATCGGCATTAGTCCCCCCGTGCAGAACATGCCGAGCAGCCGGATTCACTTCTCGGGCTTTGATAACGACCGGCCAGGCAAGTTGGTTTATCGCTTTTGCACCGTGTCTGATGAGTCCAATGACCTGCTCTACCAGTACTGCGACGCCCAGCCCGGATCGAGCGGCTCGGGCATCTACGTTCGGCTTCGGGAGCCCGGGCAGCATGTCTGGAAACGGAAAATCATCGGAGTCTTTTCCGGTCACCAGTGGGTGAATATCAACGGCGGGCAACAGGATTACAATGTGGCCGTGCGCATCACGCCTCTTAAATACGCACAGATCTGCTTCTGGATACATGGAAACTATGCTGATTGCAGAGATGGTTGA